Proteins found in one Leishmania donovani BPK282A1 complete genome, chromosome 13 genomic segment:
- a CDS encoding Ran-binding protein 1, putative yields MSKTDENGNELMEIEEVAVSDGGAARFAAVDVKSGEERFNVIWQDSGKLMRFDEGENQWKERGQGTAKVLQRKDNTSKYMFVFRREGVGKLAAQHYLVKGMKVTKHKQGEKILVWSAFKDFTDDEEGFPENFVMRLSSKEAADKALAEMMGAIEKSSV; encoded by the coding sequence ATGTCCAAGACGGACGAAAACGGCAATGAGCTCATGGAGAtagaggaggtggcggtctccgacggcggtgccgcccgcttcgccgccgttgaCGTGAAGAGCGGCGAGGAGCGCTTCAACGTCATTTGGCAGGACAGCGGCAAGCTCATGCGCTTCGATGAGGGCGAGAACCAGTGGAAGGAGCGTGGGCAGGGCACGGCCAAGGTGCTTCAACGCAAGGATAACACGTCCAAGTACATGTTCGTCTTCCGTCGGGAAGGCGTTGGCaagctggcggcgcagcactaCCTAGTGAAGGGCATGAAGGTGACCAAGCACAAGCAGGGTGAAAAGATTCTTGTGTGGTCTGCCTTCAAGGACTTCaccgatgacgaggagggaTTCCCGGAGAACTTCGTGATGCGACTGTCATCCAAGGAGGCAGCGGACAAGGCTCTGGCCGAGATGATGGGGGCGATTGAGAAGTCAAGCGTGTAG